A single window of Ischnura elegans chromosome 8, ioIscEleg1.1, whole genome shotgun sequence DNA harbors:
- the LOC124163831 gene encoding uncharacterized protein LOC124163831: MAPPGFRKVVASSAAGPSSKYKGGPRARKGGTEEGGQGVGPQRAQPRVVTFSNYGGGESTSSSLRRTRAFGDTVPHPTVQTSQRTDAETTPPRPELRPSPPATGGSSAPPAEPTWRFQLDAATGDSTSGQTTNAVTELRGLRPVGNQTSSQPLADPEPADAAAVRTATPRLAAHPVRNRDQPTPEDQRPEGGEDAVLALAPEAALQATSTQDQLGPQTAA, from the exons atggcaCCACCCGGGTTTCGTAAAGTGGTTGCATcctcag CAGCAGGGCCCAGCTCCAAATATAAGGGGGGCCCCAGGGCCCGAAAAGGCGGAACGGAGGAGGGAGGACAAGGAGTCGGACCGCAGCGCGCACAGCCTCGAGTCGTCACCTTCAGCAACTACGGGGGTGGAGAGAGTACATCCTCATCCCTACGCCGTACTCGCGCTTTTGGCGACACGGTACCTCACCCCACGGTGCAGACCTCACAGAGGACGGATGCCGAGACGACCCCGCCTCGCCCGGAACTCCGCCCGAGCCCGCCAGCGACAGGTGGAAGCAGCGCGCCGCCAGCCGAGCCAACCTGGAGGTTCCAGCTCGACGCCGCCACCGGAGACAGCACCAGCGGCCAGACCACCAACGCAGTCACCGAGCTACGAGGACTACGTCCAGTGGGCAACCAAACCAGCAGCCAGCCCCTGGCCGATCCTGAGCCCGCCGACGCCGCCGCCGTACGAACTGCGACTCCTCGACTCGCCGCTCACCCCGTACGCAACCGTGACCAGCCTACCCCGGAGGATCAGCGACCCGAGGGTGGTGAGGATGCTGTTCTGGCCCTCGCCCCAGAAGCGGCCCTCCAGGCGACCAGCACCCAGGACCAACTAGGCCCGCAGACCGCGGCCTGA
- the LOC124163832 gene encoding uncharacterized protein LOC124163832: protein MNFFDHIMTRCVLACVYAVAALLTINGQDLNAVKKISMASVTVHDGMHGPPHILRGKNLSLLPYFASGRESISMCIFGNYSYYWKILEPLGFIKQGYGMLWLNRYQSGNSSESALWDCTTEKNAEDFKAEVADLLKNFQVNLIIADPKEERMVHYFISMGKEANASRRYSMGTLLTLRPEKPTSVEGVEVQLMWTLYFLQAAVINGSGISYVVTLTENNQSLTPALTIEFKSGITINYYLNVVLQTRTPIWQFPLQGVKINLENGSTIDVKEEDILIDWEKEGSGWGFYPFKDFTLAGRSFSVEHPSVVMLLKVRITSRVTSIKIIFNDTLGKVH from the exons ATGAATTTCTTCGATCATATCATGACCAGGTGTGTCTTGGCGTGCGTTTATGCGGTGGCTGCTCTATTGACTATCAACGGACAAG atcTGAATGCAGTAAAGAAGATTAGCATGGCATCAGTCACTGTTCATGACGGGATGCATGGTCCCCCTCACATTTTGAGAGGGAAAAATTTGTCATTGCTTCCATATTTTGCATCTGGAAGAGAAAGTATTTCAATGTGTATTTTTGGAAACTACAGTTACTATTGGAAAATATTAGAACCATTAGGATTCATAAAGCAGG GCTATGGTATGTTATGGTTGAATCGTTATCAATCCGGAAACAGCAGCGAGTCAGCTCTATGGGACTGCACTACGGAAAAAAACGCTGAAGATTTTAAAGCGGAAG TTGCCGATCTGTTGAAAAACTTTCAAGTGAATCTTATCATAGCAGATCCAAAGGAGGAAAGGATGGTTCATTATTTCATAAGCATGGGGAAAGAAGCGAATGCAAGCCGAAGATATTCAATGGGCACTTTATTGACCTTGAGGCCGGAAAAACCGACTTCAGTCGAAGGTGTTGAAGTGCAATTGATGTGGACTTTGT ATTTTTTACAAGCTGCAGTAATTAATGGATCGGGCATTTCTTATGTTGTTACATTGACTGAAAATAATCAGTCATTGACTCCAGCATTAACAATTGAATTTAAGAGTGGCATTACAATCAATTATTATCTGAATGTCGTCCTTCAAACACGAACGCCAATATGGCAATTTCCATTGCAAGGAGTTAAAATAAACCTGGAAAACG GTTCTACTATTGACGTTAAAGAAGAGGACATTTTAATTGACTGGGAAAAAGAGGGTTCCGGTTGGGGTTTCTATCCTTTCAAGGATTTTACTCTCGCAGGAAGAAGTTTCTCAGTCGAACATCCCTCAGTTGTCATGCTGTTGAAAGTAAGAATCACCTCACGAGTGacaagcattaaaattatattcaacgaTACCCTTGGTAAGGTTCATTAG